GACACATCGATCAACCGCGCCCGTCTGGGCGCCGTCGTTTTCACCTCGTCCGCAAAGCGAAAAAAACTTGAACGCATCGTCCATCCGGAGGTGATCCGGGAGCTGAAAAGATCCATTCAAAAGTTGAGACGGAGGGGAAAAAAGATTGTTGTCCTCGACATCCCCCTGTTGTTCGAGGAAAGGCTCGACCGGTTGTGCGACAAGGCGATCATCGTTTACGCGCCGGAAAAAGAGATGAGACAACGGTTGAGGGAGCGGAATGCCTTAAGCTCCGGCGAAATAGAAAGCCGCATCGCGTCGCAACTGCCGATTGAGGAGAAAAGAAAACGGGCCGACATTGTCATCGACAATTCCGGCCCTCTCTCCAAAACCCGTCTGCAGGTTCAAAAACTACTTCACCAATGGTTTAGAATTTAACCCAACGCCCGATTCCGAGGTGTAAAACATGTTCACCCCCTCGGTTGAATAACGGCACTGGACCGCTTCGGCTTGGATTTCCTCGGCACAATAAGGGCATTTTTTCATGGTTTGCTCTGTTACTTGTTTCTGGTCCGTTGCCTGCCCCCTCCAGAGGCGGGCACGGCGCCGGTCGTTTGGAGGGTCAGGACCTGACCCCATGGTTTTTTCCTTGAATCGGAAGTAATTTATATTATAATGTAACTACAATGTTGTTTTCATGGGATCCGGCCAAGGCCTGGGTCAACGTCAAAAAACACGGGGTTTCTTTTGAGTTGGCCCAGACGGTTTTTGACGATCCCCTGCATGCCTCGGTTCTGGACAAAAGGCATCATCGGGAGGAAAGATGGGTAACCTTGGGGCTTTCCGCCGCCGCGCA
This genomic stretch from Deltaproteobacteria bacterium harbors:
- a CDS encoding dephospho-CoA kinase yields the protein MKIIGLTGGIASGKSTVASMIAGEGIPVVCADELARLAVDPGKPAYKKIVRAFGRTILNRDTSINRARLGAVVFTSSAKRKKLERIVHPEVIRELKRSIQKLRRRGKKIVVLDIPLLFEERLDRLCDKAIIVYAPEKEMRQRLRERNALSSGEIESRIASQLPIEEKRKRADIVIDNSGPLSKTRLQVQKLLHQWFRI
- a CDS encoding BrnT family toxin; translated protein: MLFSWDPAKAWVNVKKHGVSFELAQTVFDDPLHASVLDKRHHREERWVTLGLSAAAHILVVVHTYSVVKGTEMIRIISARKATRREKRQYEEGI